One Camelina sativa cultivar DH55 chromosome 3, Cs, whole genome shotgun sequence genomic window carries:
- the LOC109130633 gene encoding uncharacterized protein LOC109130633, which produces MELKTYLLTTGFINSVAETSLFILRCVSSVVYLLIYVDDILVTGNDTALLRSTLISLDDRFSVKDHEDLAYFLGIEAIRNSTGLYLTQRNLHTARHFLSQYMHHPTDLHWQAVKRVLRYLCGTPYHGILLKRQPPLTLHAYSDADLGGGKVDMVSTNAYIVYLGSNPISWSSKKQKGVA; this is translated from the exons ATGGAGTTGAAGACATATTTGCTAACAACTGGATTTATCAACTCGGTAGCAGAGACCTCCCTCTTCATTCTTCGTTGTGTCTCTTCCGTTGTTTACCTGCTTATCTATGTTGACGATATACTGGTCACTGGCAATGATACAGCTCTTCTTCGTAGTACTCTCATAAGTTTGGATGATCGTTTTTCGGTTAAGGATCATGAAGACCTCGCATATTTCCTTGGTATTGAAGCTATTCGCAACTCCACTGGTTTGTATCTCACTCAACGGAA CCTTCACACAGCCAGACATTTCCTCTCGCAGTACATGCATCATCCCACAGACTTACACTGGCAAGCTGTTAAGCGAGTGCTTCGCTACTTATGTGGTACACCCTATCATGGCATTCTCCTCAAGCGTCAACCACCCCTAACGCTTCATGCTTACTCCGATGCCGATTTGGGTGGTGGCAAGGTTGATATGGTCTCTACAAATGCTTACATTGTATACCTTGGTTCAAATCCGATCTCTTGGTCATCTAAGAAACAGAAGGGGGTTGCGTGA